The Pangasianodon hypophthalmus isolate fPanHyp1 chromosome 13, fPanHyp1.pri, whole genome shotgun sequence genome includes a window with the following:
- the mapk3 gene encoding mitogen-activated protein kinase 3, giving the protein MAESGNSAAAAAAAGAAGSNGSAADAGGTAAPGGATGAAGSKPGLESVKGQNFDVGPRYTDLQYIGEGAYGMVCSAFDNVNKIRVAIKKISPFEHQTYCQRTLREIKILLRFRHENIIGINDILRARRIDYMRDVYIVQDLMETDLYKLLKTQQLSNDHICYFLYQILRGLKYIHSANVLHRDLKPSNLLINTTCDLKICDFGLARIADPEHDHTGFLTEYVATRWYRAPEIMLNSKGYTKSIDIWSVGCILAEMLSNRPIFPGKHYLDQLNHILGILGSPSQEDLNCIINMKARNYLQSLPQKPKIPWNKLFPKADSKALDLLDRMLTFNPIKRITVEEALAHPYLEQYYDPTDEPVAEEPFTFNMELDDLPKEKLKELIFEETARFQANYQGS; this is encoded by the exons ATGGCGGAGTCGGGCAACAGCgcagcggcagcagcagcagcaggagccgCGGGCTCGAACGGCAGCGCCGCCGATGCTGGAGGAACAGCCGCGCCCGGTGGAGCCACTGGAGCCGCGGGATCCAAACCCGGCCTGGAGTCGGTGAAAGGACAGAATTTCGACGTGGGCCCGCGCTACACCGACCTCCAGTATATCGGGGAGGGGGCCTACGGGATGGTGTG CTCTGCTTTTGACAATGTGAACAAGATCCGAGTGGCCATTAAGAAGATCAGCCCGTTCGAGCACCAGACGTACTGCCAGCGCACGCTGAGAGAGATCAAGATCCTGCTGCGCTTCCGCCACGAGAACATCATCGGGATCAACGACATCCTGAGAGCGCGCCGCATCGACTACATGCGCGACGT CTACATCGTCCAGGACCTGATGGAGACAGACCTGTACAAGTTGCTGAAGACCCAACAGCTCAGCAACGACCACATCTGCTACTTTCTGTACCAGATCCTGCGTGGGCTGAAGTACATTCACTCTGCCAACGTCCTCCACAGAGACCTGAAGCCCTCCAACCTGCTCATCAACACCACCTGTGACCTCAAG ATCTGTGACTTTGGGTTGGCGCGGATAGCCGACCCAGAGCATGACCACACTGGATTCCTCACAGAGTACGTGGCCACTCGCTGGTACCGTGCTCCAGAGATCATGCTCAATTCCAAG GGCTACACAAAGTCCATTGATATCTGGTCAGTAGGTTGCATCCTGGCTGAGATGTTGTCCAATCGGCCCATTTTCCCAGGAAAGCACTATTTGGACCAACTGAATCATATACTTG GTATCCTGGGATCTCCTTCTCAAGAAGATCTAAACTGTATAATCAACATGAAAGCCAGGAACTACTTGCAGTCTCTCCCACAGAAGCCCAAAATTCCCTGGAACAAGCTCTTCCCCAAGGCGGATAGCAAAg CTCTGGATTTGTTGGACCGCATGTTGACCTTTAACCCTATCAAGCGTATAACGGTGGAAGAAGCACTGGCACACCCTTACCTGGAGCAGTACTATGACCCCACTGATGAG ccggTGGCTGAGGAGCCCTTCACCTTTAACATGGAGCTAGATGACCTTCCTAAAGAGAAGCTGAAGGAACTCATCTTTGAGGAGACCGCACGATTCCAGGCCAACTACCAAGGCTCCTGA